In Haliotis asinina isolate JCU_RB_2024 chromosome 15, JCU_Hal_asi_v2, whole genome shotgun sequence, one DNA window encodes the following:
- the LOC137266377 gene encoding temptin-like, whose amino-acid sequence MLPYFGLLIISFAVAMEQDQANIPHGYLVPNPCYPTVHWSAVGHTHQFSGSKNDLNQFGKDFKEAGFQWTTDLCFKDSDGDGWTNGHELGDSRCVWKRGQPEEEPIRSHPGINERTHVCT is encoded by the exons ATGCTTCCCTACTTCGGTCTGCTGATTATTTCCTTTGCCGTGGCAATGGAACAGGACCAAGCCAATATACCCCACGGGTACCTGGTGCCGAATCCCTGCTATCCTACAGTGCACTGGTCGGCAGTAGGACATACTCACCAGTTTTCGGGCTCCAAGAATGACCTCAACCAATTCGGCAAG GACTTCAAGGAGGCCGGGTTCCAATGGACGACAGACCTTTGTTTTAAGGATTCAGACGGAGATGGCTGGACAAACGGACATGAGCTTGGGGACTCACGCTGTGTGTGGAAGCGGGGTCAGCCAGAGGAAGAACCAATCAGAAGTCACCCAG GTATCAACGAACGTACACACGTATGCACTTGA
- the LOC137266351 gene encoding temptin-like isoform X2 — protein sequence MTPSRWSMFMMFLACVLCLCAAGVQAIPSFLDRIPNGQHVKHPCNPEVPWRTDFRAEGYTWTVALCRRDSDGDGRSNGDELGDPNCTWPFGQTTVSRNISHPGIVCNGPHLRHHRK from the exons ATGACCCCCAGCAGGTGGAGTATGTTCATGATGTTCTTGGCCTGTGTGCTATGTTTGTGTGCCGCTGGTGTCCAGGCCATCCCCAGCTTCCTGGACAGGATCCCTAACGGCCAACACGTGAAACACCCCTGCAACCCGGAGGTTCCCTGGAGGACG gaTTTCCGTGCGGAGGGGTATACGTGGACAGTTGCCCTCTGTAGGAGGGATTCTGACGGCGACGGAAGAAGCAACGGTGATGAACTCGGTGACCCTAACTGCACCTGGCCATTTGGTCAGACGACTGTCAGTCGCAACATATCACATCCAG GCATTGTCTGTAATGGGCCACACTTACGTCATCATCGGAAGTAG
- the LOC137266351 gene encoding temptin-like isoform X1 has translation MTPSRWSMFMMFLACVLCLCAAGVQAIPSFLDRIPNGQHVKHPCNPEVPWRTVGHSNMMGGKHALNAFGKDFRAEGYTWTVALCRRDSDGDGRSNGDELGDPNCTWPFGQTTVSRNISHPGIVCNGPHLRHHRK, from the exons ATGACCCCCAGCAGGTGGAGTATGTTCATGATGTTCTTGGCCTGTGTGCTATGTTTGTGTGCCGCTGGTGTCCAGGCCATCCCCAGCTTCCTGGACAGGATCCCTAACGGCCAACACGTGAAACACCCCTGCAACCCGGAGGTTCCCTGGAGGACGGTGGGTCATAGCAACATGATGGGCGGTAAACATGCTCTGAATGCGTTTGGGAAG gaTTTCCGTGCGGAGGGGTATACGTGGACAGTTGCCCTCTGTAGGAGGGATTCTGACGGCGACGGAAGAAGCAACGGTGATGAACTCGGTGACCCTAACTGCACCTGGCCATTTGGTCAGACGACTGTCAGTCGCAACATATCACATCCAG GCATTGTCTGTAATGGGCCACACTTACGTCATCATCGGAAGTAG
- the LOC137265260 gene encoding lateral signaling target protein 2 homolog, translating to MNSLRRWLYRPKRTDTSLLAQFFYSDEDLNMVAAELDSFDGRKDPERCTALVNQLRACQDKVLTAIQNIMEDAVPGQRASRDFRCKFPDDVIQENLAGQLWFGAECLAAGSSIMNREAESASMRPLARALTKMLDSLRTILREQCLKNIHEYTDRIKEALIIFDKLFAEFELSYVSAMVPVKTMKEYDTIQEITVLFSETVHRALKVGLLTQDMIDEYDPALMFTIPRLAIVSGLVVFREGPLNPDNDPWNMSDMFRPFQTLLFKIRELLYTLSSEEMVTLERALCSAEEPTFLATLQPTIESVEGFSQTEFVKLHTDKSQDAPGGLLYEDTLGGPILVHTPNSGSPVTPVAQTEFPVGTMSASTSCATVIAASRVNSLDVEDQQEQECLLNKSESNDSGLHSENVSTSDSITTVSSAESQPLLNDTLTATNSEGERTLAELTRDESCASLDDSLSLEAMETGESNRTVSVADVSHSIRLMCADIVNDIVETTVVDAASQSICLSVSPPLSPSQSSVSSNLLKPGEESSSDSISMLSDSVNPKPNEESGSDSVSMLSDCVNQLEAACDLGAHDTDNVVGDSAIVTSSTSHETPPCQPGCSVIVDSNDRLDNSDETHKMSKHGHSSSSNPSLQATGSKKSQRDKKSCRTSKKGSNQGNTLDKLNSKVGAPSGETGEGTPERLPVRNVQRLRYAESISSSCSSCRSVGSSVHGDGEWEKESCASSETSSYNSECHDDEEIALAIQAAELASRNEARSRFRSSSDMIHRLFVCISGVADQLQTNFASDLRNILRAVFDMNCAEPLLTDDNIDVDVDDEEAAASSSNENSPTRSRSNVENREDLSQGHSSETQEHTQPPQDPPHWVPDEVSPLCMACRVPFTFVRRRHHCRNCGKIFCGRCSSNSVPLPHYGHAKPVRVCNRCFMFQVTPFTVAGAS from the exons AGGACGGACACCTCTTTGCTGGCCCAGTTCTTCTATTCCGATGAGGATCTGAACATGGTGGCAGCTGAGCTGGACAGTTTTGATGGTCGCAAGGACCCGGAACGTTGCACAGCGCTAGTGAACCAGCTACGTGCCTGCCAGGACAAGGTGCTCACAGCCATACAGAACATCATGGAAGATGCTGTCCCAGGGCAGAGAGCCAGTCGCGACTTCCGTTGTAAATTCCCTGATGATGTTATCCAGGAAAACCTAGCTGGCCAGCTTTGGTTTGGTGCAGAG TGTCTGGCCGCTGGGTCAAGCATCATGAACCGAGAGGCAGAGAGTGCCAGCATGCGACCTCTGGCACGTGCACTAACCAAGATGCTGGACAGCCTCCGGACGATCCTGAGGGAGCAGTGTCTCAAGAATATACACGAGTACACAGACAGG ATCAAAGAGGCACTTATTATATTTGACAAACTGTTTGCAGAATTTGAGCTCAG CTATGTGAGCGCAATGGTACCAGTCAAGACAATGAAGGAGTATGACACGATACAGGAAATCACAGTGCTCTTCTCTGAAACGGTACACAG GGCACTAAAAGTTGGGCTTCTGACCCAGGATATGATTGATGAGTATGACCCCGCGCTCATGTTTACAATCCCTCGTCTTGCTATTGTCAG TGGACTGGTTGTGTTCCGAGAAGGACCGCTGAATCCAGACAACGATCCATGGAATATGTCTGACATGTTCCGCCCATTCCAAACCCTCCTTTTCAAGATCAG AGAACTGCTGTATACCTTATCATCTGAGGAGATGGTGACGTTGGAACGCGCACTGTGCTCCGCAGAAGAGCCAACATTCCTAGCCACACTCCAGCCAACCATAGAATCAGTGGAGGGCTTTTCTCAAACAGAATTTGTGAAGCTTCACACTGACAAGAGCCAGGATGCACCGGGTGGACTGCTGTATGAGGACACATTGGGAGGACCGATACTTGTACACACGCCAAATTCTGGTAGTCCTGTCACTCCTGTTGCACAGACTGAGTTTCCTGTTGGGACAATGTCTGCCTCGACGTCATGTGCAACTGTAATTGCTGCATCGCGAGTTAACAGCTTGGATGTTGAGGATCAGCAAGAGCAGGAGTGTTTGTTGAACAAGAGTGAGAGCAACGACTCTGGGCTGCATAGTGAGAATGTCAGCACTTCAGATAGCATTACAACAGTGTCATCTGCAGAATCCCAACCATTACTGAACGATACTCTCACCGCAACCAATTCTGAAGGGGAGAGAACTCTGGCAGAGTTAACAAGGGATGAGAGTTGTGCCTCCCTTGATGATTCTTTGAGTTTGGAAGCAATGGAGACTGGTGAAAGTAATAGGACAGTATCAGTTGCTGATGTATCACATAGTATTAGGCTAATGTGCGCAGATATTGTGAATGATATTGTTGAGACAACTGTAGTTGATGCTGCAAGTCagtccatctgtctgtctgttagtCCTCCTCTGTCTCCTTCACAGTCTTCTGTGTCTTCCAATCTTTTGAAGCCAGGTGAGGAAAGTAGCTCGGACTCGATCAGCATGTTAAGTGACTCTGTGAATCCGAAACCAAATGAAGAAAGTGGCTCAGATTCTGTCAGCATGTTGAGTGATTGTGTGAACCAGTTAGAGGCTGCCTGTGATCTTGGAGCTCATGACACGGACAATGTTGTGGGTGATAGTGCAATAGTCACCAGTTCCACCTCTCATGAAACACCTCCATGCCAACCTGGCTGTTCTGTGATAGTAGATAGTAACGACAGACTGGACAATTCTGACGAAACCCACAAAATGTCCAAACATGGTCACTCTTCAAGCTCAAACCCATCACTTCAAGCCACTGGGTCTAAGAAATCACAAAGAGACAAGAAAAGCTGCAGAACTTCAAAAAAAGGCAGTAACCAAGGCAACACATTAGATAAACTCAACAGTAAAGTTGGTGCTCCCAGTGGGGAGACAGGGGAAGGAACTCCAGAGCGACTCCCAGTACGGAATGTACAACGACTTCGCTATGCAGAGAGTATTAGTTCAAGCTGCTCAAGTTGCAGAAGCGTTGGTTCCAGTGTCCATGGAGATGGAGAATGGGAGAAGGAGAG CTGTGCAAGCAGTGAGACCAGCTCCTACAACTCGGAGTGCCATGACGATGAGGAAATAGCCCTGGCAATACAAGCTGCAGAGCTGGCTTCACGAAATGAGGCCCGGTCTCGTTTCCGTAGCAGCAGCGACATGATTCATCGCCTCTTCGTCTGTATATCAG GTGTAGCGGACCAACTTCAGACCAACTTCGCCAGTGATCTTCGAAACATTTTGCGAGCGGTGTTTGACATGAACTGTGCAGAGCCTCTCCTTACTGATGACAATAttgatgtggatgtagatgatGAGGAGGCAGCTGCCAGTTCATCCAATGAAAACTCCCCTACAAGGAGCAGGAGTAACGTCGAAAATCGAGAGGATCTGTCTCAAGGTCACAGCAGTGAAACCCAGGAACACACACAACCACCCCAAG ATCCACCCCACTGGGTGCCAGATGAGGTGTCACCATTGTGCATGGCATGTAGAGTACCATTCACCTTTGTGAGGCGACGACACCACTGCAGGAACTGTGGCAAG ATCTTCTGTGGGCGCTGTTCCTCCAATTCTGTTCCGCTGCCTCACTATGGACACGCAAAGCCTGTCAGGGTGTGCAACCGTTGTTTCATGTTCCAAGTTACACCATTCACCGTCGCTGGAGCGTCCTAG